The following proteins are co-located in the Scomber scombrus chromosome 2, fScoSco1.1, whole genome shotgun sequence genome:
- the slc25a23a gene encoding mitochondrial adenyl nucleotide antiporter SLC25A24, with amino-acid sequence MGPQRIRLPWAHCQDSRSPGPEQDREKRWAELFDELDLNKDGRIDILELRIGLAGRGISRASLQRLVDAGDTNQDGVLDFEEFTQYLRMHEKELKIMFRSLDKNNDGEIDAAEIQHSLRAIGVNISLEAATRILQSIDKDGTMTIDWTEWRDYFLFNPLTNMEDVARYWKRSMMLDTGEQLTIPDEFSEEEKKSGYVWRQLMAGALAGSVSRTGTAPLDRLKVFRQVHGSSTFKGNVLSGFQYMVKEGGVRSLWRGNGINVLKIAPETAIKFTAYEKIKYMMRDNHDSKSLRIHERFVAGSLAGAIAQTAIYPMEVLKTRLTLRKTGQYSGIIDCAKQILQREGVMAFYKGYVPNLLGIVPYAGIDLAVYETLKFSWLNRNKGLADPGVMVLVGCGAISSTCGQLASYPLALIRTRMQAQALEKGAPMPSWWALIHNIVSKEGVFGLYRGISPNLLKVIPAVSVSYVAYEYTRIVLGVDVEGRRGERGKR; translated from the exons ATGGGGCCTCAAAGGATTCGGTTGCCCTGGGCGCACTGCCAGGACAGCAGATCACCTGGTCCGgaacaggacagagagaagcGCTGGGCTGAGCTGTTCGATGAGCTGGATCTCAACAAAGATGGACGCATCGACATCCTTGAACTGCGGATAGGGCTGGCAGGCCGAGGGATATCTAGAGCCTCCTTGCAGAGG TTGGTGGACGCAGGGGACACCAACCAGGATGGAGTACTGGACTTTGAAGAATTCACCCAGTATCTTCGCATGCATGAAAAAGAGCTCAAAATTATGTTTCGCAGCCTGGACAAGAACAACGATG GTGAGATTGATGCAGCAGAGATCCAGCACTCTCTACGTGCCATCGGTGTGAACATTAGTCTCGAGGCTGCTACCAGGATTTTACAAAG TATTGACAAGGATGGTACCATGACCATTGACTGGACTGAGTGGCGTGACTACTTCCTGTTTAACCCCCTCACTAACATGGAGGATGTGGCACGCTACTGGAAACGTTCAATG ATGTTGGATACCGGTGAGCAGCTGACAATCCCAGATGAATtctcagaggaggagaagaagtcTGGCTATGTGTGGCGGCAGCTAATGGCCGGAGCCTTGGCTGGATCTGTATCTCGGACTGGAACTGCCCCCTTAGACCGCCTCAAAGTTTTTCGGCAG GTTCATGGTTCGTCTACTTTTAAAGGGAACGTGCTGAGCGGTTTTCAGTACATGGTCAAAGAGGGAGGGGTGCGGTCATTGTGGAGGGGAAATGGAATCAATGTGCTTAAAATTGCCCCTGAGACTGCTATCAAGTTTACAGCTTATGAAAAG ATCAAGTATATGATGCGTGACAATCATGATTCAAAAAGTCTGAGGATTCATGAGAGGTTTGTTGCCGGATCCTTGGCTGGGGCGATAGCTCAGACAGCCATCTACCCAATGGAG GTACTGAAGACTCGTCTCACACTAAGGAAAACGGGCCAATACTCAGGAATAATAGACTGTGCCAAGCAGATCCTGCAGAGGGAAGGGGTCATGGCTTTCTATAAGGGCTATGTACCCAACTTGTTGGGTATCGTCCCTTACGCTGGTATCGACCTGGCTGTCTATGAG ACTCTGAAGTTTTCCTGGCTGAACAGGAACAAAGGTTTAGCCGACCCAGGGGTGATGGTGCTGGTTGGCTGCGGTGCCATCTCCAGCACCTGTGGACAGCTGGCAAGTTACCCACTGGCGCTGATCCGCACCCGAATGCAAGCACAAG CTTTAGAAAAGGGAGCCCCTATGCCATCTTGGTGGGCCTTGATTCACAACATTGTGTCTAAGGAGGGAGTGTTCGGACTTTATAGAGGAATTTCCCCCAACTTGCTTAAAGTCATCCCTGCTGTCAGCGTGTCATACGTCGCCTACGAATACACAAGGATCGTCCTGGGAGTGGACGTTGAGGgtaggaggggagagagagggaaacgGTAG